tttctctggattgaattcgagaagccagttactggaccacatgtccagcctgtccaggtctctttgcagtcctgcctcatcctcgtccgatttaattcttctcatcaacttcacgtcatctgcgaacagggacacttcagagtgtattccttccatcatgtcgttcacatatatcaaaaacagcactggtcctgtgtgtgtgtgtgtgtgtgtgtgtgcgtgtggtcacctagttgtgctcacctagttgtggttacaggggtctagccacagctcctggctctgcctcttcactggctgctactaagGCACTCTTCCTGcctcgtgagctttatcatacctcttctctaTGCTGCTTATGGTGTTCACATTTAAGTAATAGAggcgtgtgtggggggggaaggtCGAGGGTGAGTGCTTCCCTGAGTATGTCAGTTCAATTCTTTAACCAGAGGTTTGGTAAGAtggagaaggaagaaggatggataaagatggaatgtggaggaggggaaggtttgggttgaggagagggggagggggagggaaggagggggccgaagagagagaggaggggaagggggggttgaagagaggcggaggggaaggtgggggtcgaggagaggaggaggggaagggagggttgaagagaggggggggggggtaggggtaGGTGGGGGgtcgaggagaggaggaggggaagggagggttgaagagagggggaggggtaggtgggggtcgaggagaggaggaggggaagggagggttgaagagagggggaggggtaggggtaggTGGGGGgtcgaggagaggaggaggggaagggagggttgaagagagggggaggggtaggtgggggtcgaggagaggagggggaaggtgggaggtggaggagaggaggaggggaaggtggggggtCGACgatagggggaggggaaggtgggaggtcgaggagaggaggaggggtaggtggggattgatgtgagggggaggggaagttGGGGGgttgaggagaggaagaggagaaggtggggggttgagggaagggagatgggaagGTGGGGgtcgaggagaggaggaggggaaggggggggttgaagagagggggaggggaaggtggggggtcgaggagaggaggaggggaagggagagttgAAGAGAGGGGGGTAATAAGGGTAAGTTTGGATACCCACTTTGTAGTATATCATATTTACAATGAACTTTTTCAGAAATCCAATAAAACTTTTAACAATGACAGAATCATTGTTGTAAATATTTGACGATGTTGGTTCCAATGTTATCAATAAATAATTTGCAAACATTTTTTCATCCTATTTACTGGCTAAGTTAATATTTTAATCAGCTGGAAATTGTAAATAGTTATCGAAGGCTCATCATTAGTGTTTAATTGAAGTGAACATTATGGGAAGTCATGTTGGAAAAGTTCAGAAGTTCATTATCAACTTGAAAAACTTAGAATTTATTGTACCAATAACTAAAACAAACTTCACATTCCAATGTCATGTATTTTTAAATAGAAAGTTGTTAGCGGCATCACAGAATAATTGTGGTGATGTCTCCGGGTAAATGTAACAAAATACAGCTTCGAGCCTTGAAATTATTCTGTTTATCATGTTTGTTTACGTAAACGAGATGAATGTTAATCCTCTCGATAATTTACACCAACTTAGACAAGGTAATATAACCAGAGGTCTGCCACGTTAACTGcttcacctcctcattttcctcctCAGATCAGACAAATAAATGTATTTTATCTTTTTTTCCCTTATATGGAAAATTGTGGGACCTATAGCCTCGAAGAAGTGGATAAAAGGCCTCAAGGAAAAATAATtgaatttcttcctgaagccatttgaatattccactttccctaagAGTCCATCTTTTTTTTATACATATtcttaaaattaaaatatattacattTCGTAAACTTTCGATATTTTGGATTATTTTTACAAAACGAGAGACTAGCTTTTTCAGGAAAATTTTCAGAGGTTAATGACATGCAGTCATTAGCGTCTGATAaaagacagcacaataagtgtcaggggcccaagcctggtcaactgcctcccaacatacataagggggattaccaagatTCCCATCCAGCAGCCATGATAACTTTTTGTGAAGCAGTCATGGACTGTTGGATTAGCTCTCGTAAGACCACCTAAAAACGAGTTCGTTCCTCATTTCTCCACTGAATTCTTACATtcgttttatttattattattattattaaagattcgccggtattctcccggcccgggccttttccaagtggtggcccggccatggatccctctttagggagtatctgagacctaagtctcccatgggaggaggcacaactacctcctcatctttgggactaactgtccacagacctagccacaagctaggcctctctggtctgccatccccgccccaaggggccatatatatatatatatatatatacatatatatatatatatatatatatatatatatatatatatatatatatatatatataagattattAAATAATCATCTTTTATTAACTTCAAGTCAAAAAAATATCCTCGAGAAACGCAGTTTCCTACCTATACtgtagtatgaaaaaaaaaaaaaaaaacactatggGAAAAAATCGTGCTCTGGGGCGTTCCACATCCCATCATTGTTCTGTCATCAGATATTTAAGTAAATACCAGTCATCATGAAGTTGATAGTGTGTGTCATCACTAAGGAATTAATTAGTGAGAGTTATGAAGTCTTGTGAacaacgatgattccaggattcgtATCATTCGTTTACACATAGATAGTTTACATACTTTTCTATCTTAAAGATTAGTGTATTCTGGTTATTTTATGGTACTACAGATTGTCTTTCAAATTAACGAAGTACTTTACAGACTCTTTAAACAATTAGTCTCCAAATATAATTAAATACTATCAAGAAGTCTTATTTTTATTGCTGCTGTTGGAGTGACAAATTTTATTCTTTCAAATATCTTCCGTCTTTCGTAATATGAATTTATTGCACTTAATGCTTTTTAAATATCAGGAATAGTAAATTACATTTCACTGTTGCACATTTATTTACATAGCTTTCTTGAATAAGTTGTAATATATAACATAATATCAAAGTCACAGTTCAATTAACCATAGACAGGAGCTGCAGTGTAGGTCTGGTGTGTTGGGTGCTGGGCCTGGCCCTGGTAAGTCACTTCAGCCACGAAACCAGAGTCACCATTAACAGTGTAGACTACATTTTCAACACGACCATCGGGAAGAAGCACGTGATAAGAGCCATGGGTGTTGTCGCCGTCACGAGACTCTTGTTGACCGTAGTCGTTACCTGACTGGTCGTCTTTGACGGTCCAGTTGAAGTCGTACTGAGCAGGAGCCTTAAAAAAGAAGTGTTATGTTTTCTGTGCTGGATATTGTTTCCTTGGAAATAGCCAGGATAATGACATAAATTATTATCATGCTGAtgttaagctttttttttttaaatatagctTCAAAAATATATAGAAAATCTTATCCAATTTGAACGATAATTACCTGAGGACCAGGAACGCCGTATGTTGGGGTAGGTGACGTATAGGTGGGATGAGACTGAGGGTGGGACATCGTCCCTGCTACAAAAAGTGCCACTAAAACAACCTGCCAAAGTTcgtaattttaaataaaaaaacctTTTCATTATATTAAGAACTTTTAGAGAAATTTATATTAATGAAAAAGACGACGAGTTTAAAAATTTAGACAGCAAAATTGCAAGTATTATTGCCAGAAAAATCGCCAGCACCTCATATTATTTTATTCTTTGTCACTGTAAGAGATGTGAGTTTAATAATACTCTGTAGACTGAAATATTAATACGTTACACATGGGTACAGTAAATATAACACTATCACTATACCTTGAGAAACATGTTTAGTGACTAAGTGGGATGAGACTGATGCTTCGGCATGAATACAGTGACTTACATACCAGGAGCCTCACTCCAAGTTCATGACGTCACAACCTTGACAGTTACTT
This Cherax quadricarinatus isolate ZL_2023a unplaced genomic scaffold, ASM3850222v1 Contig3451, whole genome shotgun sequence DNA region includes the following protein-coding sequences:
- the LOC138852032 gene encoding cuticle protein 7-like — protein: MSHPQSHPTYTSPTPTYGVPGPQAPAQYDFNWTVKDDQSGNDYGQQESRDGDNTHGSYHVLLPDGRVENVVYTVNGDSGFVAEVTYQGQAQHPTHQTYTAAPVYG